In Desulfovibrio inopinatus DSM 10711, the sequence AAAATATCACACGCATGAAAAATACACGACAAAATCAAACTATTTTCTTTTTATTATCAAATAATTAACTCAAAAAATCCATAACGACCTCCCTTTATCTCCAAAGAGGTTCAACAGATTGTCCGCTTTTTGTAGCAGGATCACGCTTCACAAAATTTATAATGGTGATGTGTTAGTCATAATGATAGCGACATGCAATGATGGCGAGTTCTCCATCCTGGACGCAATACACAAGGCGATTACTCGCATCTATCCGACGAGACCAAAATCCAGCAAGGTTTTCTCTCAATGGCTCCGGCTTACCAATTCCCTCAAACGGATGCCGAAGACAGTCTTTGATGAGTGCATTAATCCGTTTGAGCGTTTTTCGATCCTGATTCTGCCAATATTCGTAGTCACTCCAGGCCGCCAAGGTCCAGGTCAAACGAGACAGCTTATCCTTCGTCATCAACTATATTCCGCTGTAGCGTTTGACCTTGGCGAAGCTGCTGAATGGAGGTAGCGAGATGAGCTGCGTTTGCCGGTGAGCGCAAGAGATGAACCGTTTCCATTAAACTGTTGAACGTGTCCATGGACATCACAACAGCATTGGGAGCGTTGCGCCTCGCGATAACCGTATAATCGGCATCATCATTAACTTGATCGATGATGTTTTTAAGACGATTGCGGGCATCAGAAAATGTGACCACACGCATGGGATTTCCCTCTCGTTTTGGACTGAGTTGTCTTATTAGCTGTACAAGATAAGAGAAGGATTGTTTGTTGGCAAGAGGTGTTGCCTATGAGCACAGGGTTGGGTTTTACTTGGTTACTTTTGAATAACA encodes:
- a CDS encoding type II toxin-antitoxin system Phd/YefM family antitoxin codes for the protein MRVVTFSDARNRLKNIIDQVNDDADYTVIARRNAPNAVVMSMDTFNSLMETVHLLRSPANAAHLATSIQQLRQGQTLQRNIVDDEG
- a CDS encoding Txe/YoeB family addiction module toxin; the protein is MTKDKLSRLTWTLAAWSDYEYWQNQDRKTLKRINALIKDCLRHPFEGIGKPEPLRENLAGFWSRRIDASNRLVYCVQDGELAIIACRYHYD